From a single Drosophila sulfurigaster albostrigata strain 15112-1811.04 chromosome 3, ASM2355843v2, whole genome shotgun sequence genomic region:
- the LOC133843645 gene encoding uncharacterized protein LOC133843645, with amino-acid sequence MMIQSEDQEIDRALELCQLIRNDLLKCVGIVQRLDRKYNEPNRYRIDVKPFHLDPMLGRPNSPSLSGLGLTRSSKVSGSLLSLVSCAEVKQEGRTSNELNAIFVDLNSKCIKLRRELEATTAHAQRIMNCSLRQDRVQHRMLMGPQSSKTLICRHWGNNSSTTKTMSSGIKRSFRINE; translated from the coding sequence ATGATGATCCAAAGCGAAGATCAGGAAATCGATCGAGCCCTCGAACTCTGCCAACTGATACGCAACGATCTTCTGAAGTGTGTGGGGATAGTGCAGCGTTTGGATCGCAAATACAATGAACCGAATCGCTATCGAATTGATGTGAAACCCTTTCACCTGGATCCCATGCTCGGTCGACCTAATTCGCCCTCGTTATCGGGTCTCGGTTTGACGCGATCGTCGAAAGTTTCAGGATCGTTGCTGAGTCTGGTGAGTTGTGCCGAAGTGAAGCAAGAGGGACGCACCTCAAATGAGTTGAACGCCATCTTTGTGGATCTGAACAGCAAGTGCATTAAGCTGCGACGTGAATTGGAGGCCACCACGGCGCATGCGCAACGTATTATGAATTGCAGCTTGCGACAGGATCGTGTGCAGCATCGCATGCTGATGGGGCCGCAGTCATCGAAGACATTGATATGCAGGCATTGGGGAAACAATTCGTCAACTACCAAGACTATGAGTAGTGGCATTAAACGATCCTTTCGCATAAATGAATAG
- the LOC133842069 gene encoding uncharacterized protein LOC133842069 yields the protein MDLDNLDNRLMLLQCMRENASNMRIEQQQLRENISNALMRARNSLDCIRALSAELIEMKAVVESALAEAEEARNNVEELGLVETGDEGRVLAEGIEVEESLSDEQIRGTEGEVSLSAGEITGELLEGEEDISEEIIEDIFQAKAESAEDANWNIEN from the coding sequence atgGATTTAGACAACCTCGATAATCGTTTGATGCTCTTGCAATGCATGCGAGAGAATGCATCGAATATGCgcatcgagcagcagcagttgaggGAAAACATTTCGAATGCTTTGATGCGAGCGCGCAACAGTTTGGATTGCATTAGAGCCTTGAGTGCTGAGCTTATTGAGATGAAGGCGGTTGTGGAAAGTGCAttagcagaagcagaagaagcaagAAACAATGTGGAAGAGCTGGGACTAGTCGAAACTGGGGACGAAGGCAGAGTTTTAGCAGAAGGAATTGAAGTTGAAGAGTCTTTAAGTGATGAGCAAATTAGAGGAACTGAAGGTGAAGTAAGTTTGTCAGCAGGAGAGATAACGGGAGAGCTCCTTGAAGGTGAAGAAGATATTTCAGAAGAGATAATAGAAGATATCTTTCAAGCTAAAGCTGAATCAGCGGAGGATGCTAATTGGAATATAGAAAACTAA